A window of the Methyloprofundus sp. genome harbors these coding sequences:
- a CDS encoding preprotein translocase subunit YajC translates to MSFFISDAMAEAAAPVAQQPGWEGMLFPLGILVFFYFLFLRPQAKRSKEHKKMLEEMQAGAEVVTNGGILGKVVSLDENFVQVEISNNVVIQVQRHQVTSLMPKGTYKVQMKKNKS, encoded by the coding sequence ATGAGTTTTTTTATATCTGATGCAATGGCTGAGGCAGCTGCGCCGGTAGCGCAACAACCAGGCTGGGAAGGAATGTTATTTCCATTAGGGATTTTGGTTTTTTTCTATTTTCTATTTTTAAGACCACAAGCTAAGCGTTCCAAAGAGCATAAAAAAATGCTTGAAGAAATGCAAGCAGGGGCAGAAGTGGTTACTAATGGCGGCATTTTAGGTAAGGTTGTCAGCCTTGATGAAAATTTTGTGCAAGTTGAAATTTCTAATAATGTTGTGATTCAAGTCCAGCGTCATCAGGTGACTAGCTTAATGCCCAAAGGAACTTATAAAGTTCAAATGAAAAAAAACAAATCTTAG